From Massilia sp. WG5, a single genomic window includes:
- a CDS encoding nucleotidyltransferase — protein MTTSQTLSKRIVDSLIARQEEQQWEQLISSLLRRLELNAADKAVAEREYEILGDSIAEKLSLPRHDVIVSPQGSMRTQTTISPRHPVNFDIDIFVELAGPGYDALPPETMFHKFGEALDGNEEVTGKREEKRRCWRLGYPGKPFYFDVTPAVRGTSYAGGTLRVRDPETYWAPTNPGEFAEWFCNHADERFIFATPLQKSEGVVARSNVEPLPDEPVGLDDILRRTVQLMKLHRDNMYWFADEKRKVAQPISIIIVTLVTRAYEELIRTQRAGFRSPLEVVLKLVEMMPKYIGHNGVKYLIPNPKLPFENFADRWNSDEGARAAEFKRWHARLEGDLDKLLHNGAKTAPEADIREVFGNVGVEAWKASWPRANVLDGLLASAGPLNPSAPIKPGSSDTLG, from the coding sequence ATGACAACATCTCAAACTTTGTCGAAGAGAATCGTCGATTCGCTCATCGCGCGCCAAGAAGAGCAGCAGTGGGAGCAACTCATCAGCTCGCTATTGCGCCGACTTGAACTCAATGCAGCAGATAAGGCAGTCGCTGAACGAGAGTACGAAATTCTCGGTGATTCCATCGCTGAAAAACTGAGCTTGCCGCGCCATGACGTTATCGTCTCGCCGCAAGGTTCCATGCGTACGCAGACCACCATCAGTCCGCGGCACCCAGTCAACTTTGATATCGACATCTTCGTCGAGCTGGCTGGCCCAGGATACGACGCACTGCCACCAGAAACGATGTTTCATAAGTTTGGCGAAGCACTGGATGGTAATGAAGAGGTTACGGGTAAGCGTGAAGAAAAGCGCCGCTGCTGGCGTCTGGGCTATCCAGGAAAACCCTTCTACTTCGACGTAACTCCTGCAGTTCGAGGCACCAGCTACGCCGGCGGCACCTTGCGCGTGCGTGACCCTGAAACCTACTGGGCGCCTACGAACCCGGGCGAATTCGCTGAGTGGTTCTGCAACCATGCAGATGAGCGGTTTATCTTCGCGACACCACTTCAAAAAAGCGAAGGCGTAGTAGCACGCTCGAACGTCGAACCTCTGCCGGACGAACCTGTGGGCCTCGACGACATCCTGCGCCGGACAGTCCAGCTGATGAAGCTCCACCGAGACAACATGTACTGGTTCGCCGACGAAAAGCGCAAAGTAGCCCAACCCATCTCAATCATCATCGTCACCTTAGTGACACGCGCGTACGAAGAACTCATCCGCACGCAGCGAGCGGGCTTCCGTTCGCCGCTTGAAGTCGTGCTCAAGCTTGTCGAGATGATGCCTAAATATATTGGGCACAACGGTGTCAAGTACCTGATACCTAACCCGAAGCTCCCGTTCGAGAATTTCGCAGACCGCTGGAATAGCGATGAAGGTGCTCGAGCTGCCGAGTTCAAGCGCTGGCACGCCCGACTTGAAGGCGACCTCGATAAACTGCTTCACAACGGTGCCAAAACCGCGCCTGAAGCGGACATTCGCGAAGTCTTTGGCAATGTGGGCGTCGAAGCATGGAAGGCCAGCTGGCCTAGGGCTAACGTCCTGGACGGACTGCTTGCCAGTGCCGGACCGCTGAACCCGTCGGCACCTATCAAACCTGGTTCGTCGGATACGCTGGGCTAA
- a CDS encoding ThiF family adenylyltransferase — translation MSVFRFPDAVHAVESWLDGPASSFATKLKRSSTSKTLEWELELHEQGYPVERARLRIGALFPAVPCELYVAAELCLQLPHVEEDGRVCLDEECQPVDFEQPVAAVIRAISRFKTELLQRSSNVEWREKELHSERLSYWNRFCDQRQKSPRGRPRPRTTLVSMAEVDGWAEGEIAAFIPKGSRDRRIQTQVVTLGSADPVELANQHGFSSGTLVKGSAVFVRVPEEFRWSPLTWPQSFLALEQLVRAVTASQHSIAEWLSDKGWVADSEDTPKRSKGEKIAVGTRPLLVVLCHGNELYGYQIAPSVVSLVTLPHAAPIKLMRVDPTWSLTRDYSTSTFNKRQGKRVLVLGTGSLGSSVIDVLARAGIGTIDIVDSQVFGPENVSRHLLGISSILKGKAVAMAARIKKEIPGVEVRGYPGDARAWCAENCTPNKYDLVIDVTAESSVRIFLAHVRTALLGDIPVIHAWVEPHCAATHVVATETSEPWPPSDPAVARVNVADYSAAQMRINLPACSEGFHPYGSADILQAAGFSAERILDVLDNGLAKSTVWSLVRSQAFFDSLGVPITTKAIVPSQGGPRGGVMLTRLLTDVLQDV, via the coding sequence ATGTCGGTCTTTCGTTTTCCTGATGCGGTGCACGCCGTCGAGTCATGGCTCGACGGTCCCGCAAGCTCGTTCGCGACAAAGCTCAAGCGTAGTAGCACTTCGAAGACGCTTGAGTGGGAGCTGGAGCTGCACGAGCAGGGTTACCCTGTCGAACGTGCTCGCCTGCGTATAGGCGCACTCTTCCCGGCGGTGCCTTGTGAACTTTACGTAGCGGCCGAGCTATGCTTGCAGTTACCGCATGTTGAAGAGGACGGGCGAGTTTGTCTCGATGAGGAATGCCAGCCAGTAGACTTTGAGCAGCCGGTAGCAGCCGTTATCCGGGCAATCAGCCGGTTCAAGACCGAACTTCTTCAGCGCTCGTCGAACGTAGAGTGGCGAGAAAAGGAGCTGCATTCTGAACGCCTGTCGTACTGGAATCGGTTCTGCGACCAAAGACAAAAGTCGCCGCGAGGACGACCTCGTCCGCGTACAACGTTGGTGAGTATGGCCGAGGTCGACGGCTGGGCCGAAGGCGAAATCGCCGCATTTATTCCAAAAGGTAGTCGTGACCGGCGTATTCAAACTCAGGTTGTGACGCTGGGCTCTGCAGACCCCGTCGAACTAGCGAACCAACATGGCTTCAGCTCTGGAACCCTCGTCAAAGGTAGCGCGGTGTTTGTTCGGGTTCCAGAGGAATTTCGCTGGAGCCCGCTCACTTGGCCGCAGAGCTTTCTCGCCTTGGAACAGCTAGTACGCGCCGTCACAGCATCACAGCATTCGATTGCAGAGTGGCTGTCCGACAAAGGATGGGTAGCTGACTCAGAAGACACCCCAAAACGTTCGAAGGGCGAAAAAATTGCGGTCGGGACTAGGCCGCTGCTTGTCGTGCTATGCCATGGCAACGAGCTGTACGGCTATCAGATTGCGCCGTCCGTAGTCTCGTTGGTGACCCTCCCGCACGCAGCTCCTATCAAACTTATGCGGGTCGACCCGACCTGGTCGCTGACACGGGACTATTCCACGTCAACGTTCAACAAACGTCAGGGAAAGCGAGTTCTTGTGCTCGGCACGGGCTCTCTTGGCAGCTCCGTTATCGATGTGCTGGCGCGCGCTGGGATTGGCACAATCGACATCGTCGACTCGCAGGTTTTCGGGCCTGAAAACGTGTCTCGTCATCTGCTTGGGATATCGTCTATCCTCAAGGGTAAGGCTGTAGCGATGGCAGCACGCATCAAGAAAGAGATACCTGGAGTCGAGGTGCGAGGGTATCCTGGAGACGCGCGCGCTTGGTGTGCAGAGAATTGCACGCCAAACAAATATGACCTAGTCATCGACGTGACTGCTGAGTCGTCGGTGCGTATCTTTCTGGCTCATGTGCGTACAGCCCTTCTCGGCGATATCCCTGTCATTCATGCTTGGGTCGAGCCTCACTGTGCGGCGACTCATGTCGTTGCGACAGAGACGAGTGAACCTTGGCCACCTAGTGACCCAGCAGTTGCCCGGGTCAACGTCGCAGATTACTCTGCAGCGCAGATGCGTATAAATCTGCCTGCCTGCAGCGAAGGTTTTCATCCCTATGGAAGCGCAGACATCCTGCAAGCAGCCGGCTTCTCGGCAGAGCGCATTCTGGACGTTTTAGACAACGGTCTAGCCAAGTCGACGGTCTGGAGTTTAGTTCGCTCTCAAGCATTCTTTGATTCGCTCGGCGTTCCTATTACGACCAAAGCTATCGTTCCTAGCCAAGGTGGTCCTCGCGGCGGGGTAATGCTGACACGACTGCTTACGGACGTGCTCCAGGATGTATGA
- a CDS encoding Mov34/MPN/PAD-1 family protein gives MYEPMRFQLEGAQWSLEFTPAATSVMCANAQTKFASCEAVGQLYTRDLTSSSVLVERATLLKPRRASRGRVQFDPKVAYAERVEFFKLGLHCVGIWHTHPEAHPSPSEEDRHLARDYAIAARPALSGIIFVIVGTQPLPNAFRVWVDNGQELRIANATSTLLRLTL, from the coding sequence ATGTATGAACCCATGAGGTTTCAACTTGAAGGCGCACAGTGGAGTCTGGAGTTTACTCCAGCAGCGACCTCAGTGATGTGCGCAAACGCTCAGACCAAATTTGCGTCTTGCGAAGCCGTTGGCCAGCTCTACACTCGCGACCTCACCAGCTCATCGGTCCTTGTCGAACGTGCGACCCTGTTGAAACCGCGACGCGCTAGTAGAGGACGGGTCCAGTTTGACCCAAAGGTTGCCTACGCAGAGCGCGTCGAGTTCTTCAAGCTGGGCCTACACTGTGTCGGCATTTGGCACACGCATCCTGAGGCTCACCCGTCTCCTTCAGAAGAGGACCGACATCTCGCTCGCGATTATGCAATCGCGGCCAGGCCTGCACTCTCTGGAATTATCTTCGTAATCGTAGGCACTCAGCCATTGCCAAATGCGTTCAGAGTCTGGGTGGATAATGGTCAGGAGCTACGAATCGCGAACGCTACTAGCACGTTGCTGCGGTTAACCCTATAG
- a CDS encoding DUF3883 domain-containing protein encodes MSRSEDTITTAELRQATAGGDSYIRTKNNIVVGLALRPDLNPAAPSVVLVGKGPRIVETAALFYKQRQAVPTFLKEGINKWRFVGRYRAARLSRTARDIATHGASRPLGSVTAVLFLEQEAEPEVTVQGGCYGDAESRKQTEEAAIRFVRAELRRRGFTVVDRQRDNCGYDLLATSLQGRLLVEVKGTTSMAPRFVISRNEYRCSLIEPDWRLFVVTSARNAPCLHEYDADAMAAAFALDPLAWEATPTP; translated from the coding sequence ATGAGCAGATCAGAGGACACCATCACAACGGCAGAGTTGCGGCAAGCGACCGCCGGCGGCGACTCCTATATACGAACCAAGAACAATATAGTGGTTGGACTGGCCTTACGGCCAGATCTCAACCCCGCAGCCCCTAGTGTCGTGCTGGTCGGCAAAGGGCCGCGGATCGTGGAAACAGCGGCACTGTTCTACAAACAAAGACAGGCAGTGCCCACGTTCCTCAAGGAGGGCATTAACAAGTGGCGTTTCGTTGGCCGGTACCGTGCCGCCCGCTTGAGCAGGACGGCACGCGATATCGCAACGCACGGGGCAAGCCGCCCACTTGGTAGCGTAACTGCGGTGCTTTTCCTAGAGCAGGAGGCCGAGCCGGAAGTCACCGTGCAAGGGGGATGCTATGGCGATGCCGAAAGTCGCAAGCAGACCGAAGAGGCGGCGATCCGCTTCGTCCGGGCCGAGTTGCGCCGACGCGGCTTTACAGTAGTCGACCGGCAACGTGATAACTGCGGTTACGATCTGCTTGCCACCTCACTGCAAGGTCGCCTGCTTGTCGAGGTGAAGGGAACCACATCGATGGCGCCGCGGTTCGTCATTAGCCGCAACGAATACCGGTGCAGCCTGATCGAACCGGACTGGCGCTTGTTCGTTGTTACCAGTGCGCGTAACGCGCCCTGTCTGCATGAATATGACGCCGATGCGATGGCCGCAGCGTTCGCGCTCGATCCACTCGCTTGGGAGGCGACGCCGACGCCTTGA
- a CDS encoding SAVED domain-containing protein has product METLQSPLVASVPSAAGVPTTVSVPSLPDDELAAGFRKTLAKGADALFVANKFRVAMFERSASAPAWSVVASGEFGDECIAAVSANMSTKHVFWDVTTLAEPQSVDRSTLAPVLVKKGLITSWAKTADQITGRLGHVSPEVKKEVAYLAAYHCQFPGCGKDLGEHAATGGKGVFSYFAHIVAASADGPRGDPVQSPLLVDEPSNFLLLCDECHRLIDKVDPDAYKTEDLRKMRTDSIREVKRLLGTLRYPEADIVYFLGNVTGQVPHISDRDMDEALWASGLRRSSKNPESYFAFGGQHHAPHEPSYWSAVFSILKFDLSNLQARLNGVRTGGGPRPRLAVFPFHGTSVLLLAGRLLGDMAGTHVFQPHRNKIGETWGTRWAWPTDAVVPTPEKYEAKTLRDHTGTEDEANLIVSLTFPVAAFRLSTVSADKGNLTLPTIEISVENFGHSTIRHPSDLTLFGTAVDEALRRLQNVWNVKKVHLYVGAPAAAVLLVGQKMQARHHATFVCYESLPGNGPFAPTIEISSQEVRTVGQNLSVSLQT; this is encoded by the coding sequence ATGGAAACTTTGCAATCTCCTTTGGTGGCGTCGGTGCCATCTGCCGCTGGGGTTCCGACAACTGTTTCAGTTCCATCATTACCTGATGATGAGCTGGCAGCAGGCTTTCGCAAGACGCTTGCCAAAGGGGCAGACGCGTTGTTCGTTGCGAACAAGTTCAGAGTTGCCATGTTTGAGAGGTCAGCTTCTGCGCCTGCTTGGAGCGTAGTAGCCAGCGGCGAATTTGGTGACGAGTGTATCGCGGCCGTAAGTGCCAATATGAGCACGAAACATGTCTTCTGGGATGTCACGACCCTGGCTGAGCCGCAATCGGTCGACCGGTCGACCTTGGCACCTGTTCTCGTAAAAAAAGGACTTATTACTAGCTGGGCGAAGACTGCAGACCAAATTACTGGCCGGCTGGGCCACGTGTCCCCGGAGGTCAAGAAAGAAGTCGCGTACCTTGCAGCCTACCATTGCCAGTTCCCTGGTTGCGGAAAAGACCTTGGCGAGCATGCCGCAACTGGAGGCAAAGGTGTATTTAGCTACTTTGCACACATCGTTGCTGCTTCGGCTGACGGACCTCGTGGCGACCCTGTGCAGTCTCCCCTGCTTGTTGATGAGCCATCAAATTTCCTTCTCCTGTGCGACGAATGCCACCGGCTCATCGACAAGGTCGACCCCGACGCGTACAAAACTGAGGATTTGCGCAAGATGCGCACAGACTCCATCCGCGAGGTCAAGCGCCTGCTGGGAACGCTTCGCTACCCGGAAGCCGACATCGTCTACTTCTTGGGCAACGTAACTGGACAAGTTCCGCACATCAGCGACCGCGACATGGACGAAGCCTTATGGGCCAGTGGTCTGCGTCGCTCAAGCAAGAACCCTGAATCATATTTTGCCTTCGGTGGGCAGCATCACGCACCGCATGAGCCGAGCTACTGGAGTGCGGTGTTCTCTATTTTGAAATTCGACTTGTCCAATCTGCAGGCTAGGCTTAACGGGGTACGTACCGGCGGAGGCCCGCGCCCTCGCCTGGCTGTGTTCCCGTTTCATGGCACGTCCGTACTGCTTCTCGCTGGCCGGCTCCTCGGTGACATGGCAGGCACCCACGTATTCCAGCCTCATCGAAACAAGATTGGCGAAACTTGGGGTACGCGCTGGGCGTGGCCCACTGATGCCGTAGTGCCGACCCCGGAAAAGTATGAGGCCAAAACGTTGAGGGACCACACTGGTACCGAAGACGAGGCGAACCTCATCGTATCGTTGACCTTCCCTGTCGCAGCATTCAGGCTCTCAACGGTCTCGGCAGACAAGGGCAACCTGACCTTGCCTACTATCGAAATCTCGGTCGAGAACTTCGGCCACTCGACCATCCGCCACCCTTCCGATTTGACGCTGTTCGGCACTGCGGTAGACGAGGCCTTGAGGCGTCTGCAAAACGTATGGAACGTCAAAAAGGTACACCTGTATGTTGGCGCGCCGGCTGCTGCAGTACTGCTGGTTGGCCAGAAGATGCAGGCTCGTCATCACGCGACCTTCGTTTGCTATGAGTCCCTGCCGGGTAACGGTCCCTTTGCTCCAACTATCGAAATTTCGTCCCAAGAAGTACGCACGGTAGGCCAGAACCTGTCGGTGTCCCTGCAAACCTGA